The Syngnathus acus chromosome 2, fSynAcu1.2, whole genome shotgun sequence genomic interval CATGTGCTCAGTTACCTCTTCATTCCTATGCATCAGTGTTTTTATGGTGTGTTtattcatatgacttcaaaaGGTACATCCTAGTAATTCTGATGGGAAGACAAAAGGTAGAGTCTCAATTTATGTAACTTAAACTGTTTCAGGCATCATTTGTTGGGCCAAACATGTCTCCAATAACCAGCAGACATTGTTTACTAGTGGATGTTATGTAGCCTCCCATTTTCCCACATGCTAACTCCACCCCATATATAAAAAGCACCAAGAAGCACAGGCAAGTGTTACTTCACTTCCTGACTGAAAGGTTGCATTATATTGAGAAACTTTGTCTGGCAGGTAAGTTGATTTTTGTAGAGCTCGTTCTAAAACCTATGGAGTAACTTCttatcattttctttcttgactAATCACATTAGTctgaattatattttattgaaaatcatttgaaaaaaaaaaatctggtaaacttgtttttcttttaaacttaTTGTGTGATTGAGCCGCATTGTGGTTGCTTtatagcaggggtgtccaaactttttgcaaggagggccagatttgataaagtgaaggggcccgggggccaatagttttttcggtCATTTtataactacaaaaatgtcatgcaaatacacactgttataaaacaaatttcattgtcacaattgtctttatttttcaaatgacaaaataaccaaatatgagtcactctggcagatgtgaacaactctaaaaacacaaattctgcctttcattcatatctgaagagtcagataacattgaacaaactgtatgaaataccttaaatttacatgagtttaaaattacttttgcctcatgaacattttaaacgggagttataagtaatgcaaagttgtctgttattaaaacttaaaactagtgaattttgctcttgtcatttacattatctttcagaaaataatagtttgtgtcaggtctagaggtccataacatcaacagtcttaacatggccacttcgtagcttgctttagtaatatttatttttgactcacagtcccgtgtgaagaatcgctgttgtgatgccagttcagcttggagctgcttcactttatcagcgcggtcactccctgttagctggtcgtttgtgttcgcatgtttagtctgatagtgtctctttaagttgaaatccttaaacaaggcaaccgtctctttacaaattagacaaacacaattgccttgattttcagtgatgtacagtaatccctcgctacatcacggtttgtttatcgcggtttcactacatcgcggatttttttcccaaattgaaaaaaataattaaaagtcaaaataaaacttccaaattgaggaattatggcacaaaacttgcccacacgccagcagaaggcaaggagtgcccacacaattgcagtgcgtacacttgtaccttttttttttttttttttttttttttaaaaaggttattataataagagttctaaaaacatatttacagtgttgtaccttgttatagaaaattgttataataataaaagagttctaagaacatatttacagtatgtacacttctacattgttataaaaaaatgtataataataaaagttgttctaaaaacatatttacagtttgtgttaagaattctccatgttatttatgttattcagccatgctttgatttgaggtagggtgatttattttgaaggccgttttcaggcgataccacttcctTTTTTACGTTCTTGTACAtatgtcggttacagtggtacaggagTCATTGGTAAGTAAGTgtgtctcctaacaagagaaatgaatgatcacatgtgtctaacctttaggacaatttagtattgctccaaatgttcgtttaatttcctttagaggtccgtttgtgcgtgttagcacgatcgcgaattagcatctttccgctaactcgttagcctgcccagtacttcttctttgctgcgggccgcagttggcccgcgggccgtagtttggacacccctgctttataGTCTGCAGGACTCGTGAGGTTTTGAGATGAAAAGTTGCACTAGGCTGTTTCCTGCAAATGCTTATAGATCTAAAGGAATTGTGAGATGGTGTAAAATTTCTGCCTGAAGATGAAGCAGAACTCTTGCTTTGGTAATCAACTAAACGCAAATGGATCACAGAGAAGCCATAGCATAGATAAGCATCTCACCTGCATTAAAGCTCACTTAAttggtggatttttttgaCCTCACGGCCTCGGGTTGTTGCCACGTCTCCTCCCTCTACTGCCTCCAGATACGATGAAGAGGCTGATCCTTGATGTGGACACAGGGGTGGATGATGCTCAAGCCATCATGATGGCCCTGGCAGCCCCCAATGTGGAGATATTGGGGATCACCTGCACTCACGGCAACACTCCCCTACAGAACGCCCTGAAGAACACCCTGCGTGTCTTGAAAATGTGCAACAGGCTGGATGTGAGCATTTACTGTGCTTGCATGAAAGCTAAATGGTTGCCTCTTCTTGGGGTCTAACTTTGGAATGTCATGCATCACAGATAAAGGTGTACCCCGGCTTTGACGAGCCCCTACTGGGCAACAAAATACATGCAGGAGACTTTCATGGGAAAGATGGGCTGGGTGATGCCCCTGATCCAGATGCTCCTGGCCTAGAACTGGTGCAGAAGACAAATGCCGTGGAGGCCatcatttccatttccaacCAAAATCCCGGGCAGGTGAGTAGATGAGAAATCACAAGGAATTCCCTCTGCGTCAGTGTTACATTtgcatgatgatgacgatgaagctgatgatgattattattacaattttAATTGTTTGACACTgttctggatggatggatggatggatggatggatggatggatggatggatggatggatggatggatggatggatggatggatggatggatgctgaAGGCCCACGTGTGTTGCTGAAGTTCTAAAAATGAGGATGacccaaaagaaaaagtcactcAATTGCGTACAAAaccatttaaaaagaattatAGCTGACGGGGAGCTAGAGTCATTGTTAGTAATGTGCTTCaaacagaggcgtagccaagccggggcgagctttttcgattcttcattttcatgccgtttttttctttcggtcttgcgcgaatgtgcttgcgctattctatgtgcgcgatgttatccattcaccgtttgcctcccggacccggatgttgttttagcgatcagcgaacggcgtgggtgatgttcgattttttttcctgtgtgcgcgcgcccctactggaaaaattcctggctacgcctctggctTCAAAGTTGAGATATTCTTGTTTGAAATCTCAGCCCAGGTCTCCCAGTATGGAGTTAAATGTTCCCTCAACGCTTGTGTTTATTATCGTATATTAtagtatattatattatatccatccatcaattttctataccacttgTCCTCACGGGTGTCGCAGGCgtactggagcctatcccagcggtcattgggcagtaggcgggggaaaCCCTGGACCGGTTGCCAgacgatcgcagggcacacagagacgaacatccgcactcgcactcacacctagggtcAATTTGGAACGCTCAATTgacctaccaagcatgtttttgggaagtgggaggaaacGGGAGTGCCTGGAAAAACCCCACGCGGGCATGGGGAAAACATGCAagctccacacagggagggtcggaggtagaatcgaacccacaccctcctaactgtgacgtgctaaccagtgctccagCAAGCCAGCGCTGCCCTATTATATTAtatgtttaattaaaatagattcttaattattattatcattattattgttattatcattattattaggGTATGAGGGAacttagtttagtttattcgggaaagtaccgtattttccggactataagtcgcagtttatttcatagtttggtcgggggtgcgacttatatgtgaaattattaacacattattacttaCTATAGTATAGTtcatcacttcacatgttattttcactttaaatggCATGAAGGCGCACTAGGCCTGtagaataattggagccgccaCTGACAATGAGACTTCAGCGTCAGCAGCGGCGTTGCTTACACAGAAGACGAACatttcaatggatttaatgatttggattgacacggatggtttgataaacatgttattcatgttattgttatttgaataactgtgaatatgttacgtcaggcacgttctcagttcctcgtttgtgtttatgtaacgttagcataccatatcgtttagcctgttgttgcctattcatgtctgttcttggtgttggattttgtcaaataaagtccccccccccaatgcgacttgtacttcggtgcgacttatatatgtttttctcttctttattatgcattttattgctggtgcgacttgtactcgggagcgacttatagtctgaaaaatacgaTACTCTATAATTATAGATGAGTTGAGTAAAACTAATCCTCTGAATTATTCACTTACTTTCTTCTTACTTTGTCGATACTGTACGTGCCCTTCAATTAACTGGCAATCACACCAGCCAGGTTGCCTCACATCCAAAGTCAACTGGGATAGGATTCAGCTCACCCGTGACCCTAACGAGGCCCAACGATTTAaacaatggatggataattacTAGATAGGAGCCTCTGGCCAAATGTAATCCAGATCTGCCCtccttttatgttttttttattttttattattacaacCCAATTCAGCATTTCTATGATTGAACCCTGCCTTTTTCCAACCATGCATCAATATTTCAAGAACAAAATCATTGATAATTTGTCTGAGTAGTGCAATGTAAATTTGTGAAATGTAATgcaacttgtgtgtgtgcaggtgaTCTTGGTTTCAACAGGACCCCTCACCAACTTGGCCCTAGCTGTCAAAATGGACCCCTCTTTGCCCGCCAGACTGAAGGGCCTCTACATCATGGGGGGCAACATAGAATGTAAGAGGCCTTTTTGAACCGTTTGCAATTTACATTGCCCATCAAGATGTTTCGCATAATGAACTCCTATGTTTTGTGGCTCATGCAGCAAGAGGAAACACGACCGTGTGTGGAGAATTTAACTTTCTGGCTGACCCCGAGGCTGCCTTTATAGTTCTAGAACGCTACACATGTCCCACCACCATCGCCTCCTGGGAGTTCAGCTGCAGGAACAGCCTGCCATGGGTGAGGAACATATGTCACTTCTGATTTTTGTATGACTGCTCCATTGTCCAGTCATATCGCACTATATTTGTGTTCCCCAGTCCTTTTGCGATTCCTGGCTAGCCCAAAACACTCCAAAGGCTCGTTTTATGGAGACTATCTATGCTCACACCCGCAAGGTAAAGAGGATTTTATGGAGCGCTCATTTACTCTCTAGCAGGTTTAAGCTTGCGAACTAAGGACATTGAAGAGACCTCTACAGATCTCTACTTTTCCATGTTATTCCGTTGGCCCTGCAGATGGTTCAGACAGATCGATATCAAAAGGAACTGGTGTCAGGATCTGGATTCAACACGTGCGACACCTACGCTGTGGCAGCAGCCATCAGTGACAACTTGGTGACAGAAAGCGAGGAGGTAAGTTGTTCTCTTCCATTCTTACAGAAGGTGGAGTAGGGCTCCATGGGGAAGATGAGGTGAACATACTACGTCTGTGGTGTTGCAGGTGCCTGTTACCGTGGAGTTGGAGGGAAAAAACACCAGAGGCATGATGGTCCTGGACTACCTTGATGTGCTGCACAAGGAGCATAAGGTCACCATCCTCAAGAAAATTGACGTAGAAGTGTTCAAGCAACTGCTGATGAATGCACTCAAGTAGCAGAAGCGAAGCCATCATTTTAGAAACGCTTTCTGGTTATGTTATGTTTGTGTAATCCAGTTACTAGTTCTTTGGAGCGATGCGAAAATGGCCAACAGTGGTGAGCCACCTCTGCAAACTAATTTTGCTAAAGATGATGTATATTAACACATAACTAAGTTTAAAGTAAACCATTTCCATGTTAAACTTCAAATGAGCCAAGGTCTGGCATGACGGTTTCTTGCCGACTCATAGGCCTCTTGTCGCTTTCAATGGCTCCTTCAATGGCCCACTGTCAGTGGATGTGAGAAagactgaaataaaaatcctGGCATGACCATCAACACTTGCCTGctctttaattatttttcataaacAAGCATTCAATCACTACATAGAGAGGAGTTGATAAGGACTGTCGTGTGCCGACACCGTGACTCGATTCCCGCATAtggcggtgtgtgtgtgtgtgtgtgtgtgtgtgtgtgtgtgtgtgtgtgtgtgtgtgtgtgtgtgtgtgtgtgtgtgtgtgtgtgtgtgtgtgtgtgtgtgtgtgtgtgtgtgtgtgtgtgtgtgtgtgtgtgcgtgcgtgcgtcaaagaaaaaagggaAGTCAGCAGCAAACactgctactttttttttatctcgtTCTGGTTTAGGTAGCCAAACTGTCAAACtaaatttttaaattgtatcatactttttttttttttttcgttctgGTTTAGGTAGCCAAACtgtcaaagaaaatgtttaaattgtATCACATCTCCACATCTGCCAGTTatgaaatgttgaaatggAGGTTTAGTATCATTTCTCTCAAGTCTGGCTATTCTATGCAAACACAATTTGTTCCAAGAGGCTTTTTGTAAGATGAAATGTTCATAGATAGTTAAAATATTGTGTTGAAATATGTGAGGGGATATTTGACTTAGATGTCTACGTATGGGGTGTTCCCTCCGCCGTCTATCAGAAAAAAAGGTGCTTAAAGCAGCCACTGTAGTATATTTGCATTCCACTCTTATTCCATTTGTCAGCCTGCGTTGTGAACCAAGTCAGGCGACGGCCATGTTCGTGCGTCTTGCCTTCAGTAATGTGGACTTACTGACGCCAGAAGGTAGAGAGAGGTACAGCTGTTTGCAACCAGGAAAGAACAATAGGTATACTGTATAGGGTCTGCAGGACGGACTAACAAGTCATATATCAAGCAACAGCCGTCATGCAGACCTCTGGGGAAAGAAGCGCTGGGTATAAAGCATGGAGACTAGAAGACTCGGCGCATACACTCGACATTTTTTCTGGGCGTGAGACACTTCACTCAGACATCAGTTGACTAAATTCTGACAGTGCGACATGGATGGCAGGCAGCGGAGAATGCGGTCGGCAGCAGGCAGGGAGCTCCTTCACTTTTGTGGGCGGCTGGGCCATGTGTAGGGTGACCAGATGGTTACACAGGTTAGTTTGGTCAACATTTTTTCATCAGTCATCAGTTTCTGCTGTGATGGATTGTCCACCAAGTGACTATTCATGCAGCCCGGCAAAATGTGTTCCATGTGAAAAATCCAATGACGTTTCAAATCCCCCAAAATCGTGTGAAGGGTGACAGACAGAAAATCGTGTGCCTGTGTTTGTTCTTCCCTCAATAGCACCCTTGTGAAGTAGCAGGGACTGATGAACATGAATTGTAACTTATCTGTTATGAAGATAAATGAGAAGACATAATTCCTACCAATTCAAACGGGTTTTTAAAGTccagaaaacattttattgaaaaagCATTGGAATGTGCACTgtttcatgttttcatttgaagtTAGTGATTTTCTCTCActccaataaaaacaaaagcacagcaaatgttttcacgattctttgtgtgtatatattaCAACCTCACAGAATTCTATTTACAAATCATACAAAATGAACTAGAAGCTGTAGCTCTTCTCCTTTGTTCCTGCAATGTCACTGCTAACAGAGGCATTCAAActcaaacagaaaacaaacagcGTTATTCCAGAGTCAGAATCAGTCCTGCCAAGTGATACGCTGTCACTTTGACGTGTGCAAATCGCTGTCCAGCTTCCATCGCACCTCGCCTACTGGACTCTGTACTTGTAAAACCAGCAGAGACCTTGAGTAAAGTTCCAGCCAAGCGAGATGGAGAGGATGTAAAGGAGTGCCAGCGGGGCAAAGGGGTACAGCAGGACCACAGTGTTCTTCAGGAAAGGCAGAGCTGTTTGGACACATTACACACATAGCAGTAGCACTGACGGACAGACGTCATGGAATTTAGAACTCTAATGTTTAGACGTCTACAACAGACGTTAAAAGAAAGTCCATGGCGTGATATTGCTCACAACTTCAACTTCTGCTGCACTTGACAGTCACAAGGCTTACATCACTTCCAATATAGAATTTTAATCTGGGGCCATATAGATAAAGACTCTTAGTGCAAATTCGAAGAAAATTGCCCTAGAAGTAAAATGTAGATCCTAGTAAAGACAAAAGCGTGTGATTTGTTAAAAGCAGGCAAGAGGACTTTTAAGCCACTAAGGAGTTCCCTTGGCAGAGGACAAAATGGCTGAGGCAGGAGATATTCTCCAAAAAAACGGGATGACAGTGCCTTAATGAAATGTGCTTTATAGCAGTATTTGAGGGAATGGATATAATCGCTAGGataattaattattcattcatttttctcttaTTCAAGGTATCGTCAATTGGTGGTCTGCGGTCCTCTAGCGGTCAGTGGCGGTATTGCAGATGGTCTACGAAAttggaaatgcaaaataattgtaatctttttttaaataaaatagattcATTATTTcgacttgatttatttcccAGCTAATTTTTTGAATAATTTTCCCaatccaaattatgtcaaatgtagctgagattcccaaaatagacattcAGATGCAAATAGatagcctgtataggtctatcctTCTTcggtgtaaaataaataatattccgccaaagcagtggtccccgagttgcttcttggttataatggcGGACAAAAACCAGTTCAAACCCCCTCTCTTATTCTTTTTAGATTGTCTGAAATCAGTATCCACACTCCATACTAGTAGGTGGCAGTAATGCACCATCAGCTCATTTGACAACTGCCAAGTGAAAATCAATTGAGGAAGATGAACCAATAATCTTTcaatccattatctgtacggcttgtccccacgggggtcgcgggcgtgctggagcctatcccagccgtcatcgggcagtaggcggggacaccctgaacttgTTGCTAGCCAACCAAAAAGGCGagcaaccattcgcactcacatctacgggcaatttggagtgctccaTCGGCCTACCGtgcatgtctttggaatgtgggaggaaaccggagtacctggaggaaacccacgcaagcacggggagaacatgcaaactccacacagggaaggAGGAATCAAACCAGCAAcctccgaactgtgaggcgggtGTGCCAACCAATGTTGCCCTAGAACCAATCATACCTTCTGAAATGATTTATCCCTAGCAACAGGGGTTAACCACACCTCACTAAGATAGGAGCTTCTGTCCATTCCTTGCACAGAATTGCCTAAGAATGTTCTTAAAACACTAAAGCTAACACTAAAGCTAAGCTGAAACTCTTGCTAGGAATTTTTAGGTTAGACTCTCTGAATCTTTAGGAATACTGGTCCGTGGTGTTGTATATTTCCAATGCCACAATTCAAAACGCATTTGTTCCTCTTCACGTGTATTAGCAAGTCATACATACGGCtattttagagaaaaaaacactagCATAACTATCATTTTCTgagtgtatttaaaaaaaattaaagaggTCTCACCATTGTACCCCAGGAAGGTGATGTAGAGATAATAACTGATGGCAATCAGCCACAAAGTGTTCCCCACAAAGTATCCGACGAACCAGTCAGATTTAATCATCATCAAATCTGAAACACACAACAccacaaataatttttaagCTCCTTTCGCActgctgggttttttttttggggcccCCCACTGAGATGGGTgaaaattcacatttaattcatattccacaaactaAACATTGATCAGAACACTGTGTTTTGACTACTTGGGCTGCACAGGCATACTACAAAATTTGAGGGGTGACTTCCTTTTTAAGACAAACTGTCTCGAGGAAATCAAAGGCTGTATACCACAGAAATTTCTAAATATCAAtgaaaaaacagaaacaatggTTTTCAGGAGCCCGTGTACATACCACCCTGTTGACCCGGGCCCCTGGAGTCTCAAACTTGGGTTTTAAATTGGGCAGTGCTTTAAATTGGCCCGCCAAATCAGTGCTGTGGTTTGGTCAGGGTATGTAGTTGTATTAAttccaattgtttttatgGATCATTTAGAATAAAATTATAGTTCTTTTGTGACGACAACAAGTACATTTCACCAAGGATCATTTCATTGATTCACTTACGGTTGATGAAAAAGAGCTGCAGGAAGTGCAGAATGACAAGGAGCGGGTAGAAAGCATTGAGGTGGACGTCAAACGCGTAACCCCACTCGACATCAAACTCACGGCTTGGGTGTTTCAGCAAGTATTTGTTGCTTATCACCCTGAAAAGAGAACCAATTTGTTTTACTTGTCAGCAATCGTTTTTTTACCATACCATCGTCATATCTCACCACATGAGGGTTGATATAAGGAGACCCACTCCTATGCAATCAATGAAGACAACCCACAGCAGAAGCTTCAATGTCTCAA includes:
- the LOC119137812 gene encoding inosine-uridine preferring nucleoside hydrolase-like, with protein sequence MKRLILDVDTGVDDAQAIMMALAAPNVEILGITCTHGNTPLQNALKNTLRVLKMCNRLDIKVYPGFDEPLLGNKIHAGDFHGKDGLGDAPDPDAPGLELVQKTNAVEAIISISNQNPGQVILVSTGPLTNLALAVKMDPSLPARLKGLYIMGGNIESRGNTTVCGEFNFLADPEAAFIVLERYTCPTTIASWEFSCRNSLPWSFCDSWLAQNTPKARFMETIYAHTRKMVQTDRYQKELVSGSGFNTCDTYAVAAAISDNLVTESEEVPVTVELEGKNTRGMMVLDYLDVLHKEHKVTILKKIDVEVFKQLLMNALK
- the unc50 gene encoding protein unc-50 homolog, with translation MLPTISQHSNGSLGSRDAARHTAGAKRYKYLRRLLHFRQMDFEFAAWQMLYLFTSPQRVYRNFHYRKQTKDQWARDDPAFLVLLSIWLCVSTLGFGLVLDMGVLETLKLLLWVVFIDCIGVGLLISTLMWVISNKYLLKHPSREFDVEWGYAFDVHLNAFYPLLVILHFLQLFFINHLMMIKSDWFVGYFVGNTLWLIAISYYLYITFLGYNALPFLKNTVVLLYPFAPLALLYILSISLGWNFTQGLCWFYKYRVQ